The DNA region GTCCCCTGTAGGATCCCTTGTGTCCCGATATAGGCCCAACACCCCGCGGTCATTTGGTGATACGAGATAAGCCCCCGCGCCTCCAGCTCCCAGAAATACTTCCAATCAGCCCACTTAGGCACTAAAACGGCGTTACTCATCAAAACACGTGGGGCACGCAAATCGGTTTTAAACACAGCCACAGGCTGGCCAGATTGTATTACCAAAGTATCCTCCCTATCCATAGATATCAGTGTGTCTACAATAGCCTCGAAATCATCCCAACTCCTCGCGGCTTTGCCGCTCCCGCCGTATACTATGAGATTTTTGGGATCTTTTGCGACCTCAGGATCTAAGACGTGGAACAACATTCTCAGAACTCCTTCTATCTGCCAATCTTTACTCCAGACGTGGAAGTCGTACCCCTTTATTGCCTTTACAGAGCGGGTCTCAGGATTGTAATACCCCGCAGAAATGAGCTCCTCAATGGGCCTCCCCTTGTATTTACTCGGAACACTCATGTAAAAACATAACTCCGTGTTTTTAAATTCCTAATAAACAAAAGCGCCCAGTTTTAACGGGGAATGACTAAGCTCTTTGAAGCGCTGAGACCAGCGCCTTACAACAACGCCGCTTTATAAAAACTGTCCAGAACTAGCTATTAAGCGCCCTGTCGAGATCTTCTACTAGATCCTCCACGTCCTCCAGACCCACCGAGAGCCTCACAAGGTCTTCAGTAATTCCTAGCACTTTCCTATCCTCTTCTGGAATAGGCGAGGCGGCGCTGGCGACGGGGTAAGTTGCTATGCTCTCAACCCCCCCAAGGCTCGGCCCAGGTATTATAAGTCTCAAAGACTTGAAAAACTTCAGCACGGCGTCCCTACCGCCTTTGATGCGAAAAGAGACTACGGCGCCGAACTTGTCGCCAAATAGCTTCTTGGCAACCGAGTGGTGCGGGTGGCTGGGCAAACCGGGGTAGAACACCTCAGCCACCTTGCCGTGCCCCTCGAGAAACTGCGCCACCGCCATTGCGTTCCTGCACTGCTTCTCAAACCTGACAAACAAAGTCTTCACCCCCCTCAGGGTTAGGTAAGCCTCGAAGGGTTGCATAATGCCGCCGAGCATAGCCCTCCAGACCCACAATTCCTCTAGCAGACTCCGGCTTGACACGACGGCGACACCCCCCACCACGTCGTTGTGACCAGCTATGTACTTAGTCGCTGAGTGTACCACAACGTCTGCACCGTATGACAGCGGCGTGGTTAAAATAGGGGTAGCAAAGGTGTTGTCCACCACCACGGAGGCGCCCAAGTCCTTAGCCGTCTTCACAATCTCGGGGCCGTCAAGCACTCTAAGCATGGGGTTTGTAATAGTTTCAAAAAACACAACATTAGGCCTAGACGCCTTCAACATCTCGATGTAGGCCTCGGTGTCTGGATACGCCCTCCTGAGCCTAACACCAAATTTCACAAGTGAACTGAGAAGCCTAAGAGTGGCGCCGTACGCCTCCATAGGTACCAAAACAGAGGAGTCTGCCGACAGCAACGAAAAAAACACAGTAGAAAGCGCCGCCATCCCGCTGTTAAAAGCCAGCGCATCTACGCCGCCCTCAAGCCTCGCAACTACCTCCTCCAGCGGTCGGAGAGTGGGGTTCTCCTCCCGGCTGTACTTCAAGTCAAACCCACGATCCGACTTCCTAGCCTCTCCCTCCATTCTAAACAAGGCAGCCAAGTATATCGGCGGCTGTACAGACCCCAACTGGTCAAGATTTCTATACCCCCTAACCGCCACCGTCCCCCTCCGCATTCCTACACCTCTGACTTACCTATATAAATCTTCGCCCAACTATAATAATAGAACATTATATAAATAGCTTCTCAGCATTGCCAATCCTCCACAAAACCCACAAATAGGCTAACCAGAGAAGTGGGGTAATGGACTTAGATACGTGAATACGACATTTCAAAAGAAGTAGCCCGGCCGGGATTCGAACCCGGGCCACGGGGTCCAAAGCCCCGCATCCTTGGCCGCTAGACCACCGGGCTAACCGCCCAATACTCATCTTGAGTTTTTTAAGCTTTTTCCCATCTCTGGCTGTGCACCACTTCTCCAAGCCTATAACACAACCCGGCTCCACAGAGCGGCGAAATATTTATATACATGAGCAAGGAGGTATATATGGAGAGGTGGATCTCGATATCTGTATCAAATCCCTATATAACTGAACAAGTCTACAGGCGAATCTTAGGAGAATTAAAAGCCATGGGCAAGCCGGTAAAGGCAACTATTGAAGGCAATTCTATAAACATCGCAATAACAGAAGACATCAAGGAGGTTGTGTGGAAGGCTGTGAAGACGTCTCCTCTATCTGTTTTTACAAGTATAAATTTTAAATAAGGCGTAGCTAGATATGTGCCAACTTTAGCTAAGCCCTGCGTTGTTACAGGTTCTTGCCCAGGCGATTTAGGCGATACCGAGGTCTTGTGGAAAGGGCGCCAGATGTGCGTGTCGAAGGCGTCAGGCATAATCAAGGTCTTCGGCGCCTTGGAAGCCGCATTAGGCCATATAAACCAAGCAGTGGTCACCTGCGAAAAACAGGCAAAATGTCTAAAAAGGGCGTACTGGGCCTTGTTCAACCTAGGCCTCTACCTCTCCACTGGCGAAGACTACTACTACGGACAGAGTATATACATACTAAAGAAAGCGCTTAAATGCACCTTACCCATGCTTCCGGACTCGCCACTCGGCTGGCTCTACTGCGCGGATCTGTGTTGCGCGACTATAAACACGGCCCGGGTATGGGTCCGCTGGGTAGAGAGACGCGTCGCCGCGCTGGAGGAGGGAAAGGAGGCCATCCTAATCCTTAACCACCTAGGTAATATACTGTTCGAATTAATGAGAACCACACACCACTCCGTGAAAACTCGGCGCGGCCTGGTGACAGTTAAACCCAGAGAAGAGGAAACAGCACCGGCGTGGTTGTAATAAGTGGACCGGCCGGGATTCGAACCCGGGATCACCCGCGTGCAAGGCGGGCATCCTTCCGCTAGACTACCGGCCCCGCTTTACCCATGTAGGGATTTTTTAAGTTTTCTGCTAAATAGAGGAGCCCGACATACAGGATAGACGCCCAGTAGTATTTTTAGGATGTGATTATTATTTTCGTGTTTCAAATCTTGAAAATTATAATGTGTCAACTAGTTTTTTAATTTCGATAATGTGTCAAATTAAAAATTATTTATAATGAATAAAAAAAATTTATTAATCTCGTTTAAACCTGGCAAGCCATGAAAGCAGAAGTGGTAGCACGCAAACCGCCAATAACCGCTACGCCTGACGCTAGGATTAAAGACATTGCTAAAATTATGGCAGAGAGAAAAATTGGACTTGTTGTAATAGTAGACAAAAACCAACCCGACTACGCCGTAGGTGTAGTTTCCGAAAAAGATATTGTAAAAGCCGTGGCCAACAACCTAGACTTGAACAGGCCCGTGAAGGAAATTATGACCTCACCTGTCATAACAGTAGAGGGGAGCGAGCCTGTTTGGACTGTTGCAAGAATTATGCGCCAGCACAATATCAGACACGTAGTTGTGACACGCGGCGGTAAGCTCTACGGCGTTATTTCAATAAGAGACCTCGTAGGAGAGGAGTCTGTGTTGCGGAGTTTGGTCGAGTACGGCGAACCAGAGGAGCATAGGCCATCTGCTGATTAAACATATAAACAACAAAGTTTTTTTATTTATGGAAAAAATTGTTGTAGGTTATGATGGATCACCCCAGGCAAAACGCGCTTTAGAAAAAGCTAAATCAATAAGCGAAAAGTTTGGGTCCAAAATCTATGTTGTTCACGTAATAGACACAGCAGTCCTCAGCCTATCCGACATGTTCGCCTCGCCCACTGTGTTAGTAAGTCTCAGGGAGAAAGCCGAGCAGCTAATTCAAGAAGCACTCTCCATTGCCGGCCCGGGGGCGGAGGGGAAGATCCTAGAGGGGGATCCCGCTCACGAGATTGTGAAATTCGCCAAGGATGTGGGAGCTTCGCTGATAGTAGTAGGAGCCAGGGGCCTTTCAACAATTAGGCGCATTCTTATGGGGAGTGTCTCTTCAAGAGTTGTCCAGGAGTCGCCCGTAGACGTCCTTATAGTAAAGAGCTGATCACAACCCTCTTAGCACCGTCTTTACCAGCGGCGCAGCCCACAGCGCTATTAAAAAGCCCGAAACGGCAAAGGAGAGACGGGGAGAGACCGAGTAGACGTAGCCGACTATCACTCCGCCAAGTATTGAGCCTATATATTCAAGAGCCAGGGTCAGGCCCATTACTCTTCCCCTATTCTCAGGCGTTATGTAGTCGCCGACAATTGCTCTTCGTATTGACATGGCCACCTCTGCACCTATGCCGAGAATTATGGCTGCTGTAGTCAATGCGACTGCGCTAGCCCAGGCGCTTACAAGAAAGTAGCCTACTGCTATTAACAAGAGCCCTGAGAAAAGAGCCGTGGTCCTGGGGGCCTTGTCTATGACAGGCGTCAGCACAAGGCCGAATACGATGCCTACGGCAGTTGCGGCGCTCTGTATAATACCCCATGCGGTGTTGTCAACGCCTACTGCCGTGGTGGCGTACAACACGCCAAATGTCTGCATCGCCACAGAGGAGAAGGACTGCACAGCTCCGAGAAGAGTCACATAAAGCACAAACCTCGGCATCCCATTCAGACCGCGCCAGAACATATAGGCGCCGAGAATTTCCCTGACCAACTGCTCTCTCGGAACCGGCTTCACGGAAATAGTCTCTTGAAGCGCCTTCATACGCAACACAGCTACTGTGACCGAGATTATCCCAGATATTATGAAAGATAGGCGCATCCCCCAGAGACCAAAGTGGTCTAGGAGGTAGCCCCCAACTGGCGGCAGAATAAGCCACGGCACTTGTGGCAGAACAGAAGTGAGCATCATGCCAGCCCCCCTCTTCTCAGGCGGGAGAGAGTCGAGCAGTATTGCGGTAAGAGCCGGTTGGTAGAAGTGGAGAGCCCAGTCCACCACGTAGACCACGGCGAACTGTCTCCAGTCTGTCACCACGGCGTATAGGAACTGCACTACCGCTATCCCCCAAGTGCCCACAATGATCGACCTCTTCCTCCCAATCACGTCTGTGAGAACACCGCCTGGCAGGATTGTAAGCATTACGGCTAAGGAGCTAAGCGCCCTGACAACCCCTATCTCAACCTCCGAGGCGCCGAGTAGTTGTAGATACTTGGAGAGGTAAGGCGTTGTCAACGACCCTGATATGGCAAATAGGAACCACGAGACGATCATCGCGCCGACATTGCCCCCGAGCCACGCGGAGATACCCACGTTGCCGCGCCGTGAATGCCTCTTTATAAATTTATACCTACAAAAATTTAAAAGGGGCAGATAACCCCAAAGCGATGAACAATTGGGTTATCTTCGCCGTAGCACTACTCGCAACCGCCGGCCTCCTCCTCGGCACAGTGGCCGCGGGGGTTTACTCCAAAGAACCTATACACAAGCCCTACTGGGACAAACCCGAAATGAGGCAGGTCATTTTATCCAACGCCTCTACAATAGGCGTAAAGGCCTCTGAGGGCAATCTCGGCGTAGTGATAATAGGATACCGCGACATGATAAACGCCACAAACAGGCCGGAGCTCTTGACGGTGCTGAGAGAGGTAATAACCGCCGCCCGGGGCTACACAGTTTACCTAGCGCCGTGGGCTGACGACAACGCCAGCAAGGCATACCTCACGTTGCTATACCAAGGGGCTCTTTCTATAAGTGACTATCTGCGAGGCGTACTTCGAAACGGCACCACTGTGACGCAACGGGTCGACCTCGCCAAGAACTTGGCCCGCACCATAGCGGCAACATACGGCATATATGCAGGAACCAGGGATGCCCCGGCGCCTCCAATCTACGTGGCCATATTCCGCAACGACACACCGTACGTAGTATATGAGCCCTTCACCCTAGGCCGCGACCGCACGTACACAGACTGGCTACAATGGGTAATCACTGCCCTGGAGAACTTGAAACAGGGACAGGGCAGAGTGACGCCTTAGCCACTGATAGAGACCCAAAGATAGTAGACGCCTACGGCGAACACGTAGCTGGTAAACAGCTTCCTAACAGAGCTTGATTTGAGCTTAGGCATAATATACCTACTAGATAGGTAAGAGCCAAGAAAGCTCCCAACGGCGATGGAAACCGCCAGTGTTAAATTCAGCGCCCCAGCCACGCGTAGGTGGCCGTAGAGGCCAAAGCCGTTGGCAGTATGATACCCATGCTCATCGCCGCCGCCAGCTTAGGATCCAGCCCAGCCACTAAAACAAGTGCGGGGACAAACACCGTGCCTCCTCCCACGCCAAAGAGAGAGGAGACGAACCCGCCTAAAAGGACCAAGGCGTAGCCCAGCGCCGGAGCGGGCTTTTTAGGCCTTATTTCGAGTAGCATAACAATCCCTACCACGATTAGATATATGCGGTATAGCAGTTTAACCCAAGGACCTGAATACTTCAACGAGAGGAAGGCGCTCACTATGGCGGCCAGAGCTGACATTACCATATATTTAGATAGGAGACTAAAATCTACACTCCTCCTGTAGTTGTACACAGAGGTCATCGCGGTTATCACAATTGAAAAAAGGCTGGCAGCCGCCGCTTCTTGAAAAGCTACGCCCGAAATGTTGAGCATAGGCACGATGATCACGCCACCGCCGACGCCTATTAAGGGGCCCAACACGCCGCCAATAAAACCCGCCAGCAATGCTACCCAATACATAAAACCACCACACACCAACCTATATAAGTGATGAAACCACGATAGCCCGAAAATTGAGGAAACTCGCATGGGCTGAAAAGTTATATACACAGGATCAACTTGACATATGGCTCGCAGAAAGAAATACGAAGGGCTAAACCCCTTCGTGGCTGCAGGCCTTATCAAATTCAGCGAAGAAGGCGAAATGGAGAGAATCAAACTAAGTCCAAAGGCCGCAATAGCTGTATCTGCGGCAATAATAGCCGCGCTAATAATAATTAACCTCCTACTCCCGCCTCTTTAGGCTCCCCCCAGCACCTCTACTAGACATACATCAAGTGGCTAAGCCACAAAGTCAACCCCCAGTAGTCCTGGAAACTTTATAACCCCACTTATCTAAAACACCTAGCGGGGGTGCCCGAGCCAGGTCAAAGGGGCAGGGTTTAGGTCCCTGTGGCGTAGGCCTGCGTGGGTTCAAATCCCACCCCCCGCATCACCTTTCTATACGTCACGTGGAAAACGTCTGCCCTCTACCTCTGATCTTGTTTATTCAACTAATCTGAGTCAAAATATTTTAAGTAGCTCATTTAAAAGACTATGAACAGAACTGTTTTAGTAGGTGTGCTGGTGGTTGTAATACTAGCAGTGTTGGCTGCTATTTTGTTCACCTCTCAGCCGCCTCCGCAGACGCCTACCCCAACCCCACCTGCCACATCTTCACCAACCACGCCTCAAACCACCACGACCCCCGCTGAGATTACTCTCACCATAGGCGTTACAGATAAGGTGACCGACTTAGACCCGGCGAATGCCTACGACTTCTTCACGTGGGAGGTCTTGTACAACACAATGGCAGGCCTCGTACGGTATAAACCGGGGACTACGGAGATCGAGCCCGACCTTGCGGTGAGTTGGACCACGTCGGAGGGGGGCAGGGTTTGGACATTTAAGCTGAGACCTGGCTTGAAATTCTGCGACGGCACCCCGCTTACGGCGCAAGACGTCAAGAGATCAATTGAACGCGCCATGAAGATAAACGGCGACCCCGCGTGGTTAGTGACCGATTTTGTTGAGAAGGTCGAAGCGCCAGACGACGCCACTGTTGTTTTCTACCTTAAAAAGCCCGTGTCGTATTTCTTAGCCCTCGTAGCGACCCCGCCATATTTCCCAGTCCATCCAAAATACGCACCTGACAAGGTAGACTCTGACCAGACAGCCGGTGGGGCGGGTCCCTACTGTATAAAGAATTTTGTCAGAGACCAGCAGATCGTGCTTGAGGCTAACCCCTACTACTACGGAGGCAAGCCCCAAGTCTCCAAGGTGGTGATTAGGTTTTACAAAGACGCCACGACGCTGAGACTCGCCCTAGAGAGGGGCGAAATAGATCTGGCTTGGAGAACGCTTAATCCGCCCGACTTGGAAGCCCTAAAAGCCTCCGGCAAGTACAAAGTTGTCGAAGTTCCCGGCTCTTTCATTAGATACATCGTCCTCAACCTGAACATGCCAGAGCTAAAAGACGTGAACGTCAGGCGCGCCCTTGCCGCGGCGGTTTGTAGAAAAGATATCGCAACCGTGGTTTTCCACGGAACTGTAACGCCGCTGTTTACGCTCGTGCCTGAGGGAATGTGGTCTTCCTACCCCGCTTTTAAGGAGAAATACGGCGACTGCAACACCGACCTTGCTAAACAACTCCTGCAACAAGCCGGCTTCAGCCCCAGCAAGAAGCTCAATATCGAGCTGTGGTACACGCCTACGCATTACGGCGACACCGAGAAGGACCTAGCTGCCATGTTGAAAGATCAGTGGGAGGCCACAGGCATAATCTCGGTTAGCGTAAAGTCTGCGGAGTGGGCCACATACGTACAGCAGCTCAGAAGCGGGGCGATGATGGTGTCGTTGCTAGGCTGGTACCCCGACTACATAGACCCAGACGACTACACCACGCCGTTTTTAAGAAGCGGGTCTAATAAATGGCTTGGCAACGGGTACAGCAATCCAACAATGGACGATATTTTAGACAAAGCCGCCCTCGAGCTTGACCAGACTAAGAGGGCTCAGCTGTACAAAGAAGCTCAGCTACTCTTAGCCGACGACGTGCCTATAATCCCGCTGATACAAGGCAAGCTGTTTATAGTCACAAAGCCGAATATACAAGTGGTAGTAGACCCCACGATGATACTTAGATACTGGGCCATAAGGGTTTCTTAATCCCCTCTTTTTCCTATCCTCTCCCCAAGAGCCTCTCCGAGCAGGGAGAAGCCCAGGGCAGTTAGTACTATGAAAAACCCTGGCGCCAACAGCCACCAGTAGCCGTTTATTATGTAGGAGCGGGCGCTCGACAAGTCGAGGCCCCAATCGGGCGTAGTCGGAGTTACCGTATACCCGAAGAAGGCGAGGGCCGACTCGGTGAGCGCCGCATCCGCGATGTTTATCGTCGCCACGACCACCAGCGAGGGTACGAGGTTGGGGAGTATGTGCCTAAATATAATTCTCCTCCGCGGCATTCCCAGAGAAACTGCCGCCTCTACGAATAGGCTGGACTTCACCACCAGCGTCTCGTTACGAGCCATCCTGAAGTAGGTGGGGATGTAAACTACGCCTATTGCTAGCGCCGCGTTGAGCGGGCTGGGGCCCAGCACGCTGGCTATGGCGATGGCCAATATGAGGCTGGGGAAGGCGTACATGCTGTCCATGACCATGTTGAGGACCTTGTCAAGTTTCCTGCCGATGTATCCCGAGATCATCCCAAGAGAGAAGCCGATTGACGCCGAGAGGAGTGTGGCCAGAAGAGAGATGCCTATGATTACCTGGCCGCCGTAGAGGAGCCTGCTCCAGACGTCGCGGCCTAGGTTGTCTGTCCCAAGGAGGTACTGGGCGCTCGGCGGCGACAGCGGAGGGCCTGCCCTTTTCGTGGGGTCGTACGGCGCTATTAGGGGGGCCAGCAAAGATAGCAACACCACGACGGCGACGATCGCCGTTCCTACCTTCAGCATCATAGCCCCCTCCTAACTCTGGGATCTAGAACCGCGTTTATCAGATCCGCGGCCACATTCAGCACCACAACAATTATCACAAACACGACGACGGCGCCTTGCACAGTAGTGTAGTCGAGGTATTGTATTCGTTCTAACAACAAGGTGCCCAGCCCGGGCCACGAGAAGGTGGTCTCTGTAAGCACGGCGCCTTGCAACAACAACGCCAGCTGCAACCCCATCATAGTAACGGTAGGCACTATGGCGACGCGGTATGCCTTCCACAACACAGCCCTCTCGCTGAAGCCCATAGCCCTATATGCAGATATGAAATCCTCGCCGAGGGTTTTAACCATGTTGTTCCTGATAAGTCTCACAAATACCCCAGACAGGACAAGACCCAGCGTGACAGAGGGTAGTACAATATGGCTCAAGGCGTCTATAAACGAGTCTAGGCGCCCCGCCAGAAGGGAGTCTAGCAGGTACAGGCCCGTAATTCTCGGCGGCTCGAGACCCGGGGTAATTCTCCCAGCTACGGGGAACCAGCCAAGCCACACGGCGAATACGAGCTGTAGTGCCAGCCCTATGAATGGAATAAACAACACATAGGAGACCATGGCATATAGCCTCGCGCCTGCATCTACCCTCCCGCCGTATCTCGCCGCCAGGAAGCCGAAAACGTGGCCCAACAGAACGCTCACCACAAAGGCTGAAACAGCCAGCTCCACTGTGGCGGGGAGCCTGTCCATAATCTCGGCGGCGACCTCCCTCCTGCCAAAGATCAGGCTCCTCCCCAAGTTACCCGTAAACACTTGGACCATATACTCCACGTACTGGACTGGCAGAGGCTTATCGAGGCCGGCCTCCTTTATTAGCTGTTCTACATACTCCGGAGGCGCCTTCATCCCCACCATAGCCACAATAGGGTTTCCTGGGATCACTCTCAAAATGAAGAATACAACTGTGAGAAGGATAATAAGGGTTGGTATAGCTAAGAGCACGCGATACGCCGCATATCTCAAGAGACTAGCCATAGCTGAATGTAAGCGACGAATTTTAAATTAACGCCCAGCCACGGAGCCTATGCGCTTTTACTACAATCCTCTCTCAGCCAGACGCACCTCGTGACCGGCGAAACAAGACTCATAACGCCGAGTTGGTTATATTTAAATCCCAGCCATTATAGCAAGCTGTGTCGCAAAGGCTACCCACTCGTTGGGATATTCGGTGGGAAGAAGACCTTATAAAGATTTGGGACAACGAGGGCAGATTCAAGACAAAGATAAGCGGAACGCGGCCGGTCTTCGTCATCGACACGCCGCCTCCCTACCTCTCCAGCAACAGGCCCCACATCGGCCAGACGGCTTCCTACGCCCACTTCGACATGATAGCTCGGTTTTTGAGAATGCGCGGTATCGACGTGATCTTCCCCTTCTACGCAGACAGAAACGGCCTCCCCATAGAGGTGCAGGTAGAGAAGAAGTACGGCATCGTGGCGCACGAGGTCCCGCGGGAGAAGTTCATTCAGATGTGCAAAGAAGAGCTGGACAGATACGAGGGCGAGTTCGTCGCATCGCTGAGGAGGTGGGGGCTCTCCTTCGACTACTGGCCCAACGGCACGGACAGCCCCGAGTACCGCAGAATGACCCAGAGCACCTTCATAGAGCTGTGGCGCCGGGGCCTCGTCTACGAGGCGGAGAGACCCACGCCTTGGTGCCCCCGCTGTAGGACGGCGCTGGCGGAACCTGAGATCGAGTACAAGGAGGAGGAGACATACCTAAACTACATCAAGTTCAAGGTAAAGGAGACCGGTGAGGATATAATCATCGCCACGACGCGCCCCGAGCTCCTCCCCGCCACTGTGGCCGTCATCTTCCACCCAGACGACCAGCGCTACAATAGGCTTGAGGGCCTCCACGCCGTGGTGCCTCCGGAGGGGCAGGTGGTGCCCATCCTCCCTCACAGAGCCGCCAATCCGCAGTACGGAACTGGGCTGGTCATGATCTCCACCTTCGGCGACACGAGAGACCTCATGATAGTCAATGAGCTGAAGCTACCCATAAGGATAATTGTAGACGAGGCGGGCCGTATCAACTCCGGGAAGTACGCCGGCTTGACAATAAGGGAGGCCAGGGCCAAGATAATAGAAGATTTAAAGGTAGCCGGCCTCCTTGTCAAGCAGGAGAGGCTGGTGCACAACGTCCCCGTCTGCTGGCGTTGCAAGACGCCGCTTGAGATCATCGTCACCAGGGAGCTGTTCATAAAACAGATAGAGTTCAAGGACAAGCTCATAGAGCTGGCCAACAAGATGGAGTTTAAGCCCCCCGAGTACAGGCAAGTCCTCATCGACTGGATCAAGTCGCTGGAACTCGACTGGCCCGTGTCGCGGAGGCGGTACTACGCCACCGAGATCCCCATATGGTGGTGCGTTAAGCCAAACGGCGAGAGGGTACCCATAGTCCCCAAGGGAGGCGAGTACTACGTCCCGTGGAGAGACCCGCCGCCGCCCGAGGTCAAGGAGGCGTGTAAAGACGGCAGGCTCGAGGGCGACACCCGCGTATTCGACACCTGGATGGACTCCTCCATCTCGTGGATGTACGCCTCGGGCTACACCAAGGAGTTCAACGTCTTCCCGAAGGTCTACCCGCACTCCATAATGAGACCCCAGGGCTACGACATCATCAGGACGTGGCTCTACTACTCCCTCCTCCGTGCCTATCTCCTATACGGCAACGTGCCGTTTAGGTACGTGAGGATAAACGGCATGGGCCTCGACGAGAAGGGAGAAGCCATGCACAAGTCGAAGGGCAACGTCATAGACCTCCTAGCCCCAGTGGAGAAGTACGGCGCCGACGCCGTGAGGTTCTGGGCCGCCGCCGCCGGGAGGCTGGGCTCAGACTACCGCTACAACGAAAACATCATAAAAGAGGGCAAGGAGTTCGTCACCAAGGTGTGGAACATATCCCGCTTCGTCCTCTCCTTCCCCGAACCCACAGATAAGCCGGAGCTAACGCCGGTAGACAAGGCCATACTTGCCAAGCTATACCAAGTAGCGAAAAGAGCCATCTCCGCATTTTCAGATCTCGACGTCTACGAGCCGGCCCACCTCCTCTACAACTTCATATGGCACGAATTCGCCGACCACTACATAGAGCTGGCTAAGTCAAGGGCATACAACAGAGACAGCACATTTACACAAGAGGAGCAGAGGGCAGCCATCTGGACTCTCTACGCAGTGTGGAAGTACAGCCTGAAGCTCCTGGCGCCGATAATGCCCTTCGTCACCGACAAGATCTGGCGCCTCGCCTACGGCAGATCCATCCACGACGAGACAATAGAAGACCCACCAGAGGAGTGGAGCTGGGGCGATGCCTCGCTCTTCGAGCTGTTGAAGAAGATAAACAGCGCTGTGTGGCGGTATAAGAACAGACAAGGCATGAGCCTCGCGGCGAGCCTAGACAAGGCTCTGTACGTGCCTGAGGCCGCTCTGCAGGCAGCCAAGGACTTGAAATATACGCATAAGGTCCTCGACGTGAGGCCTGGCCGCGGCGCCGAGCAGATAGACGACGAGGGCCTCGTCTGGATAGGCTAAAAACAACTTATTGAAGACAAATAAAATTATTAATGGAAACATACTGGCATTTATGGAACTGAAAATAGGCAGGGCCATAATCAAGAAGGGCCTTGAAGTACTGTACGAATACAGCGACGTGGACGTCGCCATCGTCGGCGCGGGGCCGTCGGGGCTCACCGCGGCGCGCTACTTAGCCGAAAAGGGCTTCAAGGTGCTCGTCTTTGAGAGGCGTTTCTCCTTCGGAGGGGGGATAGGCCCAGGGGGTAACATGTTGCCCAGCATCGTGGTGCAGGAAGAGGCCTTGCCCATTCTCAGAGATTTCAAGGTGAGGTACCAGCCGGCCGGGGACGGGCTGTACACCGTCGACCCCGCGGAGCTGATTGCGAAGCTCGCCGCGGGGGCAATAGACGCAGGGGCCAAGATAATACTCGGCGTCCACGTCGACGACGTTATTTTCAGAGGCGACCCACCCAGGGTGGCGGGGCTCTTGTGGATATGGACACCCATCCAGATGTCCGGAATGCACGTGGACCCCCTCTACACCATGGCCAAGGCGGTGATAGACGCCACGGGCCACGACGCCGAGGTGATATCCGTGGCCGCGCGGAAGGTGCCGGAGCTGGGCATCCAGCTCCCCGGCGAGAAGTCGGCTTGGTCAGAGGTTTCCGAGAAGCT from Pyrobaculum arsenaticum DSM 13514 includes:
- a CDS encoding cystathionine gamma-synthase family protein; protein product: MRRGTVAVRGYRNLDQLGSVQPPIYLAALFRMEGEARKSDRGFDLKYSREENPTLRPLEEVVARLEGGVDALAFNSGMAALSTVFFSLLSADSSVLVPMEAYGATLRLLSSLVKFGVRLRRAYPDTEAYIEMLKASRPNVVFFETITNPMLRVLDGPEIVKTAKDLGASVVVDNTFATPILTTPLSYGADVVVHSATKYIAGHNDVVGGVAVVSSRSLLEELWVWRAMLGGIMQPFEAYLTLRGVKTLFVRFEKQCRNAMAVAQFLEGHGKVAEVFYPGLPSHPHHSVAKKLFGDKFGAVVSFRIKGGRDAVLKFFKSLRLIIPGPSLGGVESIATYPVASAASPIPEEDRKVLGITEDLVRLSVGLEDVEDLVEDLDRALNS
- a CDS encoding ATP:cob(I)alamin adenosyltransferase; translated protein: MPTLAKPCVVTGSCPGDLGDTEVLWKGRQMCVSKASGIIKVFGALEAALGHINQAVVTCEKQAKCLKRAYWALFNLGLYLSTGEDYYYGQSIYILKKALKCTLPMLPDSPLGWLYCADLCCATINTARVWVRWVERRVAALEEGKEAILILNHLGNILFELMRTTHHSVKTRRGLVTVKPREEETAPAWL
- a CDS encoding CBS domain-containing protein is translated as MKAEVVARKPPITATPDARIKDIAKIMAERKIGLVVIVDKNQPDYAVGVVSEKDIVKAVANNLDLNRPVKEIMTSPVITVEGSEPVWTVARIMRQHNIRHVVVTRGGKLYGVISIRDLVGEESVLRSLVEYGEPEEHRPSAD
- a CDS encoding universal stress protein, with product MEKIVVGYDGSPQAKRALEKAKSISEKFGSKIYVVHVIDTAVLSLSDMFASPTVLVSLREKAEQLIQEALSIAGPGAEGKILEGDPAHEIVKFAKDVGASLIVVGARGLSTIRRILMGSVSSRVVQESPVDVLIVKS
- a CDS encoding MFS transporter encodes the protein MGISAWLGGNVGAMIVSWFLFAISGSLTTPYLSKYLQLLGASEVEIGVVRALSSLAVMLTILPGGVLTDVIGRKRSIIVGTWGIAVVQFLYAVVTDWRQFAVVYVVDWALHFYQPALTAILLDSLPPEKRGAGMMLTSVLPQVPWLILPPVGGYLLDHFGLWGMRLSFIISGIISVTVAVLRMKALQETISVKPVPREQLVREILGAYMFWRGLNGMPRFVLYVTLLGAVQSFSSVAMQTFGVLYATTAVGVDNTAWGIIQSAATAVGIVFGLVLTPVIDKAPRTTALFSGLLLIAVGYFLVSAWASAVALTTAAIILGIGAEVAMSIRRAIVGDYITPENRGRVMGLTLALEYIGSILGGVIVGYVYSVSPRLSFAVSGFLIALWAAPLVKTVLRGL
- a CDS encoding sulfite exporter TauE/SafE family protein, with protein sequence MYWVALLAGFIGGVLGPLIGVGGGVIIVPMLNISGVAFQEAAAASLFSIVITAMTSVYNYRRSVDFSLLSKYMVMSALAAIVSAFLSLKYSGPWVKLLYRIYLIVVGIVMLLEIRPKKPAPALGYALVLLGGFVSSLFGVGGGTVFVPALVLVAGLDPKLAAAMSMGIILPTALASTATYAWLGR
- a CDS encoding preprotein translocase subunit Sec61beta translates to MARRKKYEGLNPFVAAGLIKFSEEGEMERIKLSPKAAIAVSAAIIAALIIINLLLPPL